A window of the Amblyraja radiata isolate CabotCenter1 chromosome 5, sAmbRad1.1.pri, whole genome shotgun sequence genome harbors these coding sequences:
- the mrpl2 gene encoding 39S ribosomal protein L2, mitochondrial — MVLAGLVRGLAGLAVSPAPCLGLGLGRLPRAALSWLGSPALAVASLQSERGLHGSASLSNNRCDWKQRSKYTIRPIGMKKTGGRDHTGRVRVCGIGGGHKQRYRMIDFQRLRFQPGAQGQGFEEKVLEVRYDPCRSADIALLAGGTRKRWIIATENMQTGQVLKTSGHIGRMAVSAREGDAHPLGALPVGTLVNSLEVQPGRGAQYIRAAGTCGLLLRKVNGTAIVQLPSKRQVQVLESCVATVGRVSNVGHNKRVLGKAGCNRWLGRRPSSGLWQRKGGWAGRKIRPIASMKSYVQRPSRAPAG, encoded by the exons ATGGTTCTAGCTGGGCTTGTGCGGGGACTGGCCGGCCTGGCTGTGTCTCCGGCGCCCtgcctgggcctgggcctggggcGCCTGCCCAGGGCAGCACTCAGCTGGCTGGGGTCCCCGGCCCTGGCTGTCGCCTCCCTGCAGTCAGAGCGAGGGCTGCACGGCTCGGCCAGCCTGAGCAACAACAGATGCGACTGGAAGCAGCGCAGCAAGTACACCATCCGGCCTATCGGCATGAAGAAGACCGGCGGGCGGGACCACACCG GGAGGGTGCGGGtgtgcggcatcggcggcggacaCAAGCAGCGCTACCGCATGATCGACTTCCAGCGGCTGCGCTTCCAGCCCGGCGCCCAGGGGCAGGGCTTCGAGGAGAAGGTGCTGGAGGTTCGCTACGACCCCTGCAG GTCGGCGGACATCGCCCTGCTGGCCGGCGGGACCCGCAAGCGTTGGATCATTGCCACGGAGAACATGCAGACCGGCCAGGTGCTGAAGACCTCGGGCCACATCGGCAGAATGGCCG TGTCGGCCCGGGAGGGGGATGCCCACCCACTGGGGGCGCTTCCCGTGGGAACGCTGGTCAACAGCCTGGAGGTGCAGCCGGGACGTGGAGCACAGTACATCCGAGCGGCAG GCACCTGTGGGCTGTTACTAAGGAAGGTGAATGGTACCGCCATTGTCCAGCTGCCCTCCAAGCGCCAGGTTCAG GTGCTGGAGTCGTGCGTGGCCACGGTGGGCCGGGTCTCTAACGTTGGCCACAACAAGCGAGTGTTGGGGAAGGCGGGCTGCAACCGCTGGCTGGGCCGGCGGCCGAGCAGTGGCCTGTGGCAGCGGAAGGGGGGTTGGGCAGGGAGGAAGATCCGGCCCATCGCCTCCATGAAGAGCTACGTACAGCGACCCTCACGAGCCCCCGCCGGCTGA